From the genome of Candidatus Promineifilum breve, one region includes:
- a CDS encoding BrnA antitoxin family protein, with protein sequence MSNLDDEMQAEYDFSQARRGPIVPSGSHKERITIRIDADILHWFRDYVNSRGGGSYQAMMNQALREYIEDQSKEWETLLRRVVREELQAASVREPAHESVVDVSPSLSSV encoded by the coding sequence ATGAGCAATCTAGATGACGAGATGCAGGCGGAATATGATTTCAGCCAGGCGCGCCGTGGCCCTATTGTTCCATCAGGGTCGCATAAGGAGCGTATCACGATTCGGATTGACGCCGACATCCTGCACTGGTTTCGGGATTATGTAAACTCTCGCGGTGGCGGCAGCTACCAGGCCATGATGAATCAGGCATTGCGAGAGTACATCGAAGACCAGAGCAAGGAATGGGAAACGTTATTACGGCGGGTAGTGCGCGAAGAGTTGCAGGCGGCAAGCGTCAGAGAGCCTGCTCACGAAAGTGTTGTTGATGTCTCGCCCTCGCTATCAAGCGTATAA
- a CDS encoding endonuclease/exonuclease/phosphatase family protein: MPAVVVALLLLFLMSCRDAKLPATLAATLPGVADETGMAMGLFNRTKNHSDEAGPLYRGNFGVAPDAALDEWVVVSYNLRYGEAITETIAAFQSIAPLPAADVVMMQEMHESGVSAVAQALGYNYVYYPASVASHGDNFGNAILSRWPISDPAKIILPGLHPLTGQQRTATRATVSIGDADAGTEEVLVYSVHAETATAPRSLRRAQYEAILNDIPADATRVIIGGDFNTVTGRGVNQLAQLFDAGGIDHASAALGPTFTRFGLRPSATDHIFYRGFEWQDAGVLGHITASDHFPVWARLAVP; the protein is encoded by the coding sequence TTGCCCGCTGTCGTGGTGGCGCTGCTGCTACTTTTTTTGATGAGTTGTCGCGACGCGAAGTTGCCGGCCACACTGGCCGCCACGCTGCCGGGCGTGGCGGATGAGACGGGAATGGCGATGGGACTGTTTAATCGAACGAAGAATCATAGCGATGAGGCGGGGCCGCTCTATCGGGGCAATTTCGGGGTCGCGCCGGACGCCGCGCTCGACGAGTGGGTCGTCGTCAGCTACAACCTGCGCTATGGCGAGGCTATCACCGAGACCATCGCCGCCTTTCAATCCATCGCGCCATTACCCGCGGCCGACGTCGTCATGATGCAGGAGATGCACGAGAGTGGCGTCAGCGCCGTGGCCCAGGCCCTCGGCTACAACTACGTCTATTACCCCGCCTCGGTGGCCTCTCACGGCGACAACTTCGGCAACGCCATCCTGTCCCGCTGGCCTATCAGCGACCCGGCCAAGATCATCCTGCCCGGCCTGCACCCCCTCACCGGCCAACAGCGCACGGCCACGCGGGCCACGGTGAGCATCGGCGACGCGGACGCGGGAACCGAAGAGGTGCTGGTCTATTCCGTCCACGCCGAGACGGCCACCGCGCCGCGCTCGTTGCGCCGGGCGCAGTATGAGGCCATTCTCAACGATATCCCCGCCGACGCCACACGGGTCATCATCGGCGGCGATTTCAATACCGTCACCGGGCGGGGGGTCAACCAACTGGCCCAACTCTTTGATGCCGGAGGCATCGACCACGCCTCGGCCGCGCTGGGGCCGACGTTCACGCGCTTTGGGCTGCGGCCGTCGGCCACTGACCACATCTTCTATCGCGGCTTTGAGTGGCAGGACGCCGGGGTGCTGGGCCATATCACGGCCAGCGATCATTTTCCGGTGTGGGCGCGGTTGGCGGTTCCTTGA
- a CDS encoding magnesium transporter CorA family protein, whose product MINVYHDTGGWIVPADEIAKGTWIHVEAPTAEEIERLHQKLGVPMNFLKAATDPREVARTDSQKNVHLIIVRTPYDFGEEGPTPFRTLPLALIILPDYFITICHKPIDFVRDLNYIYDELDLTTHRSSQMIIAILGVVGDWFLLYLEEIDKRLEDVEQRLRDSIENSEMLEVLRYEKSLVYMKTGLQWNDQMVEHLQGKDYFGWNKEDQGMFEDVQVEYRQGYYMAETMLTMLGATTDAYASLISNNLNVVMKFLAAITIVLTVPMIIFSFYGINVALPGEDVPSMYLVVILVSLALTLVVAWWFRRRGWMSADGRRAGRGHTHRQR is encoded by the coding sequence ATGATCAACGTTTATCACGATACCGGCGGCTGGATTGTGCCCGCCGATGAGATCGCCAAAGGTACCTGGATCCACGTCGAAGCGCCGACGGCGGAAGAGATCGAGCGCCTGCACCAAAAGCTGGGCGTGCCGATGAACTTCCTGAAGGCGGCCACCGACCCGCGCGAAGTGGCCCGCACCGATTCGCAGAAAAACGTGCACCTGATCATCGTCCGCACGCCGTATGATTTCGGCGAGGAGGGTCCCACGCCGTTCCGCACCCTGCCGCTGGCGCTCATCATCCTGCCCGACTACTTCATCACCATCTGCCACAAACCGATCGACTTCGTGCGCGATCTGAATTACATCTATGACGAGCTGGACCTGACGACCCACCGCTCCAGCCAGATGATCATCGCCATCCTGGGCGTGGTGGGCGATTGGTTCCTGCTCTACCTGGAGGAAATCGACAAGCGGCTGGAAGACGTGGAGCAACGGCTCCGGGATTCCATCGAAAACAGCGAGATGCTGGAGGTGCTGCGCTACGAGAAGAGCCTGGTCTACATGAAGACCGGCCTGCAATGGAACGATCAGATGGTGGAGCACTTGCAGGGCAAGGATTATTTCGGCTGGAACAAGGAAGATCAGGGCATGTTCGAGGACGTGCAGGTCGAATATCGGCAGGGGTATTACATGGCCGAGACGATGCTGACCATGCTGGGGGCGACGACCGACGCCTACGCCTCGCTCATCTCCAACAATCTGAACGTGGTGATGAAATTCCTGGCCGCGATCACGATCGTGCTGACCGTGCCGATGATTATCTTTTCCTTCTATGGCATCAATGTCGCTTTGCCGGGCGAGGATGTGCCGAGCATGTATCTGGTGGTGATCCTGGTCTCGCTGGCCCTGACGCTGGTCGTGGCCTGGTGGTTCCGGCGGCGTGGCTGGATGTCAGCCGATGGGCGTCGCGCCGGCCGGGGCCATACCCATAGACAAAGATAA
- a CDS encoding BrnT family toxin, producing MSYEWDPVKAEINLFKHDVDFADAVAVFEDEQVLWRDDVGDWEEERFVAVGMDHLSRVLIVVFTFRSEVVRIISARLATKQERATYEQSR from the coding sequence ATGAGTTATGAGTGGGATCCGGTCAAGGCTGAAATTAACCTGTTCAAGCATGACGTCGACTTCGCCGATGCCGTGGCCGTATTCGAAGATGAACAGGTATTGTGGCGTGATGACGTTGGCGACTGGGAGGAAGAGCGCTTTGTCGCTGTGGGAATGGATCATCTTAGCCGTGTTCTAATCGTCGTGTTTACTTTCCGCAGCGAGGTTGTGCGAATCATATCAGCCAGATTAGCCACAAAACAAGAGAGGGCTACATATGAGCAATCTAGATGA
- a CDS encoding glycoside hydrolase family 130 protein codes for MDTTFEATLTLPNIPWQDRPAGNNAPIWRYSHNPIIPRNLIPSANSIFNSAVVPFNGKFAGVFRCDNKKREMNVHRGFSDDAINWQLDDDPIEWRFADPELAGFEHRYDPRVTWLEDRYYVTWCNGYHGPTIGIGYTHDFESFHFLENAYLPFNRNGVLFPRRINGKYVMLSRPSDNGHTPFGDIYLSHSPDLVYWGEHRYVMGVKGGWQSTKIGAGPTPIETPEGWLLIYHGVLTSCNGFVYSFGAALLDLDQPWKVLYRTAPYLLSPQTLYECVGDVPNVAFPCAALYDEPSGRLAIYYGGADTVTALAFGQMNDLIDYVKSNSQI; via the coding sequence ATGGACACGACGTTTGAAGCCACATTAACCCTGCCCAACATTCCCTGGCAAGACCGCCCGGCCGGCAACAACGCCCCCATCTGGCGCTATAGCCACAACCCCATCATCCCCCGCAATCTGATCCCGTCGGCCAACAGCATCTTCAACAGCGCTGTCGTGCCTTTCAACGGCAAGTTCGCCGGCGTGTTTCGCTGCGACAACAAGAAGCGGGAGATGAACGTCCACCGCGGCTTCAGCGACGACGCCATCAACTGGCAACTGGATGATGATCCCATCGAATGGCGGTTCGCCGACCCGGAACTGGCCGGCTTCGAGCACCGCTACGACCCGCGGGTGACGTGGCTGGAAGACCGCTACTACGTCACCTGGTGCAACGGCTATCACGGCCCGACCATCGGCATCGGCTATACCCACGATTTCGAGTCGTTCCACTTTCTGGAGAACGCCTACCTGCCCTTCAACCGCAACGGCGTCCTCTTCCCGCGGCGCATCAACGGCAAGTACGTCATGCTGAGCCGGCCGAGCGACAACGGCCACACCCCGTTTGGCGACATCTATTTGAGCCACAGCCCCGACCTGGTCTACTGGGGCGAGCATCGCTACGTCATGGGCGTCAAAGGCGGCTGGCAATCGACCAAGATCGGGGCCGGGCCGACGCCCATCGAGACGCCGGAGGGCTGGCTGCTCATCTACCACGGCGTGCTGACGTCGTGCAACGGCTTTGTCTATAGCTTCGGCGCGGCGCTGCTCGATCTCGACCAGCCGTGGAAGGTGCTGTATCGCACCGCGCCCTACCTGCTGTCGCCGCAGACGCTCTATGAATGCGTCGGCGACGTGCCCAATGTGGCCTTCCCCTGCGCCGCGCTCTACGATGAACCGAGCGGCCGTCTGGCGATCTACTACGGCGGCGCGGATACCGTGACCGCGCTGGCCTTTGGGCAGATGAACGATCTGATCGATTATGTTAAGAGCAATTCACAGATATAG
- the meaB gene encoding methylmalonyl Co-A mutase-associated GTPase MeaB translates to MPPDRSRKPEWTPDDGGEAFAARVLPGVAGGHDGLPSLATDADATPGVPAERPTRRPLSEDEYVNGVLAGDRAVLARAITLIESNAPAHLAQSQAVLRRLLPHSGRAIRLGITGVPGAGKSTLIEALGMKLIADGHRLGVLAIDPTSSLTGGSILGDKTRMEELSRRPEAFIRPSPAGGVLGGVARKTRETMLVCEAAGFDVIIVETVGAGQNEITVRSMVDFFLLVLIPGAGDELQGIKKGVVELADAIAINKADGDNRIRAEAARAEYNRALHYLTPAGDWRPRAYTCSAVSGEGIEALWQVIGRFRQRATESGAFEARRRAQARDWLRALVDEGIRAAFYDRPVVRAALAEVEAAVMDGTLPATTAAQQLLALLEE, encoded by the coding sequence ATGCCACCCGACCGATCACGCAAACCGGAATGGACGCCCGACGACGGCGGCGAGGCCTTTGCCGCGCGGGTGTTGCCCGGCGTGGCCGGTGGGCACGATGGCCTGCCGTCGCTGGCGACCGACGCCGACGCAACGCCCGGCGTGCCCGCCGAACGACCGACCCGCCGCCCGCTGAGCGAGGATGAGTACGTCAACGGCGTGCTGGCCGGCGACCGCGCCGTGCTGGCCCGCGCCATCACCCTGATCGAGAGCAACGCCCCGGCCCATCTGGCCCAGAGCCAGGCCGTGCTGCGTCGCCTGCTGCCCCATAGCGGCCGGGCCATCCGCCTGGGCATCACCGGCGTGCCCGGCGCGGGCAAGAGCACCCTCATCGAGGCCCTGGGCATGAAGCTCATCGCCGACGGCCACCGCCTGGGCGTACTGGCGATTGACCCCACCAGCAGCCTCACCGGCGGCAGCATCCTGGGCGACAAGACGCGCATGGAAGAGCTGAGCCGCCGGCCCGAGGCGTTCATTCGCCCCTCACCGGCCGGCGGGGTGCTGGGCGGCGTGGCCCGCAAGACGCGCGAGACGATGCTCGTCTGCGAGGCGGCCGGCTTCGACGTCATCATCGTCGAGACAGTGGGGGCCGGGCAAAACGAGATCACCGTCCGCTCGATGGTCGATTTCTTCCTGCTGGTGCTCATCCCCGGCGCGGGCGACGAGTTGCAGGGCATCAAGAAAGGCGTGGTGGAACTGGCCGACGCCATCGCCATCAACAAGGCCGACGGCGACAATCGCATCCGCGCCGAGGCTGCCCGCGCCGAATACAACCGGGCACTCCACTACCTGACCCCGGCCGGCGATTGGCGGCCGCGCGCCTACACCTGCTCGGCCGTCAGCGGCGAGGGGATTGAGGCGTTGTGGCAGGTCATCGGCCGCTTCCGCCAGCGGGCGACCGAAAGCGGCGCCTTCGAGGCCCGCCGCCGCGCCCAGGCCCGCGACTGGCTGCGCGCCCTGGTCGACGAGGGCATCCGCGCCGCCTTCTATGACCGGCCGGTGGTGCGCGCCGCCCTAGCCGAGGTCGAGGCGGCGGTGATGGACGGCACACTGCCGGCCACGACGGCCGCCCAACAGCTATTGGCCCTGTTGGAAGAGTAA